Proteins encoded by one window of Deltaproteobacteria bacterium:
- a CDS encoding inositol-3-phosphate synthase, whose translation MPKLRLAIAGVGNCASSLLQGLAYYRDHDPSQSAGLLHPEIGGYRIEDLQVVAAFDVDERKVGRKLEEAAFAPPNCTVVFAEKLPPSDVVVQMGPVLDGVAEHMARHPAERAFRVASAAPVDLVAKLRESGADVLVCYLPVGSERAVRAYAEACLVAGVALVNCVPVFIASDPSLAERFRAAKLPVVGDDIKSQVGATIVHRTLARLLADRGVALDATYQLNTGGNTDFLNMLEQERLISKRISKTESVQSQLDVRLAPEQIHIGPSDYVAWQRDNKVCFIRMEFRGFGDVPMNLELRLSVEDSPNSAGVAIDAIRCAKLARDRGIGGPLEEISAFAMKSPPRQMRDVDAARGLEKWIRSA comes from the coding sequence ATGCCCAAGCTCAGACTGGCCATCGCCGGGGTTGGAAACTGCGCGAGCTCCCTGCTGCAGGGTCTTGCGTACTACCGGGATCACGATCCGTCGCAGAGCGCCGGGCTGCTCCATCCCGAGATCGGGGGCTATCGCATCGAGGACCTGCAGGTCGTCGCCGCCTTCGACGTGGACGAGCGCAAGGTCGGCCGGAAGCTCGAGGAGGCGGCCTTCGCGCCTCCGAACTGCACGGTCGTCTTCGCCGAGAAGCTGCCGCCGAGCGACGTCGTCGTGCAGATGGGCCCGGTGCTCGACGGCGTCGCCGAGCACATGGCGCGCCACCCGGCGGAGCGCGCGTTCCGGGTCGCGTCGGCCGCGCCGGTCGATCTGGTCGCGAAGCTTCGCGAGAGCGGAGCCGACGTGCTCGTCTGCTACCTGCCGGTCGGATCGGAGCGGGCCGTGCGCGCCTACGCCGAGGCGTGTCTCGTGGCCGGCGTGGCGCTCGTGAACTGCGTGCCGGTCTTCATCGCGTCGGATCCCTCGCTCGCCGAACGCTTCCGCGCGGCGAAGCTTCCCGTCGTGGGCGACGACATAAAGAGCCAGGTCGGCGCGACGATCGTCCACCGCACGCTCGCGCGGCTGCTCGCCGATCGCGGCGTCGCGCTCGACGCGACCTACCAGCTGAACACCGGCGGCAATACCGACTTCCTCAACATGCTCGAGCAGGAGCGGCTGATCAGCAAGCGGATCTCGAAGACCGAATCGGTCCAGTCGCAGCTCGACGTCCGCCTCGCGCCCGAGCAGATCCACATCGGCCCGTCCGACTACGTCGCCTGGCAGAGGGACAACAAGGTCTGCTTCATCCGGATGGAGTTCCGCGGCTTCGGCGACGTGCCGATGAATCTGGAGCTGCGCCTCTCGGTCGAGGACTCGCCGAACTCCGCGGGGGTGGCGATCGACGCGATCCGCTGCGCGAAGCTCGCTCGCGACCGTGGGATCGGCGGCCCGCTCGAGGAGATCTCCGCCTTCGCGATGAAGAGCCCGCCGCGGCAGATGCGCGACGTGGACGCCGCGCGCGGGCTCGAGAAATGGATCCGCTCCGCGTAG
- a CDS encoding alpha/beta fold hydrolase: MRAHRPAAARAGLDLRQIGKRRQLEREGTPHRSGELAAVEAQGARAVRGHVDIERCCKRSRRAQRHLDRALESAREQPRKIAAVRRPWRAAEARGDFDLLAQPAGDSPRIDASAQTRPLTRALASPSSDPPILGRAMRTTSQSQRSRDGIEIHVRRFVPDGQIRATLQIVHGMGEHSARYARLAERLCEAGFEVFAADTRGHGRSLAGATPLGHLADHDGWSKAVDDVAELAERIAAERPDVPHAILGHSMGSLLVLDLLTQARVRLAAAILSGTSGPPGRGIALALAVARFERLRLGASGHSRLLQRMLFGRFNTPFEPAETEFDWLSRDREEVARYVADPLCGFVLSVGGLCDLASALRRIFARESLLRIPRDLPVQMISGERDPVHDSLRGFHALAQALRATGHERLSERVFPGARHELLNETNRDEVTAEILAWLVENLEIPRR, from the coding sequence ATGCGTGCGCATCGCCCGGCAGCCGCCCGCGCGGGCCTCGACCTGCGCCAGATCGGGAAGCGGCGGCAGCTCGAGCGAGAGGGAACTCCGCACCGCAGTGGCGAGCTCGCGGCCGTCGAGGCTCAAGGTGCGCGCGCCGTCCGAGGTCACGTCGACATCGAGCGGTGTTGCAAGCGGAGCCGCCGCGCGCAGCGTCACCTCGACCGCGCCCTCGAGTCCGCGCGCGAGCAGCCCCGAAAGATAGCCGCCGTTCGCCGTCCCTGGAGGGCCGCAGAAGCGCGGGGCGATTTCGATCTTCTCGCTCAACCTGCGGGCGATTCTCCGCGCATCGATGCGAGCGCGCAAACCCGGCCGTTGACGCGCGCGCTCGCGAGTCCATCATCAGACCCGCCGATCCTCGGAAGGGCGATGAGAACCACCTCGCAGAGCCAGAGAAGTCGCGACGGGATCGAGATCCACGTGCGCCGCTTCGTTCCGGACGGTCAGATCCGCGCGACGCTGCAGATCGTGCACGGAATGGGCGAGCACTCCGCGCGCTACGCGCGTCTTGCGGAGCGCCTCTGCGAAGCGGGCTTCGAGGTCTTCGCCGCCGACACGCGGGGCCACGGGCGTTCGCTCGCGGGCGCCACGCCGCTCGGGCACCTCGCGGACCACGACGGCTGGAGCAAGGCCGTCGACGACGTCGCCGAGCTCGCCGAGCGGATCGCCGCGGAGCGCCCCGACGTTCCCCACGCGATTCTCGGTCACAGCATGGGCTCGCTTCTCGTGCTCGATCTGCTCACGCAGGCCCGCGTCCGCCTCGCCGCGGCGATCCTCTCCGGGACCTCCGGCCCGCCCGGGCGCGGAATCGCGCTCGCGCTCGCGGTCGCGCGCTTCGAGCGGCTCCGCCTGGGCGCGAGCGGCCACAGCCGCTTGCTTCAGCGCATGCTCTTCGGCCGCTTCAACACCCCGTTCGAGCCCGCCGAGACGGAGTTCGACTGGCTGTCGCGGGACCGCGAGGAGGTCGCGCGCTACGTCGCCGACCCGCTCTGCGGATTCGTTCTCAGCGTCGGCGGGCTTTGCGATCTGGCGAGCGCGCTGCGCCGGATCTTCGCGCGAGAGTCGCTCTTGCGAATCCCCCGCGACCTGCCCGTTCAGATGATTTCGGGCGAGCGCGACCCGGTGCACGACTCGCTGCGCGGGTTCCATGCGCTCGCGCAGGCGCTGCGGGCGACCGGGCACGAGCGGCTCTCCGAGCGCGTGTTTCCCGGCGCGCGCCACGAGCTCTTGAACGAGACGAATCGCGACGAGGTGACTGCCGAGATTCTCGCCTGGCTGGTCGAGAATCTCGAAATTCCTCGACGCTGA
- a CDS encoding class I SAM-dependent methyltransferase, whose protein sequence is MSKTRQPSNGASSELSAVAERYDRRKSREIADRYDPLDASVWLARQERERALIGWIHASGLAPVRERTLLEIGCGTGGNLLALLQLGFRPDHLVGNELLEERVALARERLPAATRVLVGDAASLELGAERFDVVFQSTVFSSILDDEFQARLARRMWTLAKPGGQVLWYDFTWDNPRNPDVRGVSIARIRELFPDGELAVRRVTLAPPISRLLARGHPSLYTLANLLPFLRTHVLAWIRKPNH, encoded by the coding sequence TTGAGCAAGACTCGGCAGCCCAGCAACGGAGCCTCTAGCGAGCTCTCGGCCGTCGCCGAGCGCTACGACCGTCGCAAGTCTCGCGAGATCGCCGATCGATACGATCCGCTGGACGCCTCGGTCTGGTTGGCGCGCCAGGAGCGTGAGCGGGCCTTGATCGGCTGGATCCACGCGAGCGGCCTGGCGCCGGTCCGCGAACGGACGCTGCTCGAGATCGGCTGCGGAACGGGCGGGAATCTGCTCGCGCTGCTTCAGCTCGGCTTTCGGCCGGACCATCTCGTCGGCAACGAGCTGCTCGAGGAGCGCGTCGCCCTCGCGCGTGAGCGGCTGCCGGCCGCGACGCGCGTTCTGGTCGGAGACGCCGCGAGTCTCGAGCTCGGCGCCGAGCGATTCGACGTCGTCTTCCAGTCCACGGTGTTCAGCTCGATCCTCGACGACGAATTTCAAGCCCGCCTGGCGCGTCGCATGTGGACGTTGGCCAAGCCCGGGGGTCAGGTGCTCTGGTACGACTTCACCTGGGACAACCCGCGCAACCCCGACGTCCGCGGTGTCTCCATCGCTCGGATCCGCGAGCTCTTTCCGGATGGGGAGCTCGCGGTCCGGCGCGTCACGCTGGCGCCGCCGATCTCGCGACTCCTCGCGCGCGGCCACCCGAGCCTGTACACGCTCGCCAATCTTCTGCCGTTCCTCCGAACCCACGTCCTGGCGTGGATCCGCAAACCGAATCACTGA
- a CDS encoding DegT/DnrJ/EryC1/StrS family aminotransferase, giving the protein MSIWKVQLFETNFGEEECAAAEAVVRSGWVTMGERVAEFERNFGKLLGAEGTCVATANCTASLHMAMLALGVDRGDEVVIPALTFVADANVVRMVGAQPVLADCASLDDWNVCAESIERRLSPRTKAVMVLHFAGFPCDMDPIVALCRKRGLALVEDVAHAPGASVGGRACGTFGDVSCFSFFSNKNLSVGEGGMVVARDRALYERLRGLRSHGMTTLTLDRHQGRAVTYDVLAPGLNYRMDEIRAAIGLVQLAKLESGNERRGDLTARYRARLAGSPVRMPFAAQPSGAVSAYHILPVLLPEGCDRLAVIEALKTRGVQASIHYPPFWSFSGYRGSFRAEDTPVAARISERELTLPLYPTMSDEQVDYVTDALLEALA; this is encoded by the coding sequence ATGAGCATCTGGAAGGTGCAGCTTTTCGAGACGAACTTCGGCGAGGAGGAGTGTGCCGCAGCCGAGGCCGTGGTCCGGTCGGGCTGGGTCACGATGGGCGAGCGGGTCGCCGAGTTCGAACGGAATTTCGGCAAGCTCCTCGGAGCCGAGGGAACCTGCGTGGCGACCGCGAACTGCACGGCCTCGCTGCACATGGCGATGCTCGCGCTCGGCGTCGACCGCGGCGACGAAGTCGTGATTCCCGCGCTCACCTTCGTCGCGGATGCGAACGTGGTGCGCATGGTGGGAGCGCAGCCGGTGCTGGCCGACTGCGCGTCGCTCGACGATTGGAACGTCTGCGCCGAGTCGATCGAGCGGCGTCTGTCGCCGCGCACCAAGGCCGTGATGGTGCTCCACTTCGCGGGCTTCCCGTGCGACATGGACCCGATCGTCGCGCTGTGCCGGAAGCGCGGCCTCGCGCTCGTCGAGGACGTCGCGCATGCACCGGGCGCCTCGGTCGGGGGGCGCGCCTGCGGCACCTTCGGTGACGTCTCCTGCTTCTCGTTCTTCAGCAACAAGAACCTCTCCGTCGGTGAAGGCGGAATGGTCGTCGCGCGCGATCGCGCGCTCTACGAGCGGCTTCGCGGCCTGCGCTCGCACGGAATGACCACCCTCACGCTCGATCGCCACCAGGGGCGCGCGGTCACCTATGACGTGCTCGCGCCGGGCCTGAACTACCGGATGGACGAGATCCGCGCCGCGATCGGGCTGGTCCAGCTCGCCAAGCTCGAGAGCGGCAACGAGCGCCGCGGCGACCTCACGGCGCGCTATCGCGCGCGGCTCGCCGGGTCGCCGGTCCGGATGCCCTTTGCGGCACAGCCTTCGGGCGCGGTGTCCGCCTACCACATCCTGCCCGTGCTCCTGCCCGAGGGCTGCGACCGCCTCGCCGTGATCGAGGCGCTGAAGACGCGCGGCGTGCAGGCGAGCATCCACTACCCGCCGTTCTGGAGCTTCAGCGGGTATCGGGGCTCGTTCCGCGCCGAGGACACTCCCGTGGCGGCTCGGATCAGCGAGCGCGAGCTCACGCTTCCTCTGTATCCGACCATGAGCGACGAGCAGGTCGACTACGTGACCGACGCGCTCCTCGAAGCGCTGGCCTAG
- a CDS encoding PEGA domain-containing protein, protein MLIGDDHVGVPVDLDVDARPHSSGVDQSHRARTLARRHRSCKLRQVRHILLLCLGLAGCAAYQNVSIESDPPGAEIFLDGVPIGTTPQLLRVPRDRDHSVYLKKEGYRPELVVLEKHEANDGIDFLTPADVAKRLVPGPSSDPDLERRLRLEIEEPKSP, encoded by the coding sequence GTGCTGATAGGAGATGACCACGTGGGGGTTCCCGTCGATCTCGACGTAGACGCCCGGCCGCATTCGAGTGGTGTCGATCAATCCCATCGGGCGCGGACCTTAGCCCGAAGGCACCGGAGCTGTAAACTGCGGCAGGTGAGACACATCCTTCTGCTCTGCCTGGGCCTCGCCGGCTGTGCCGCCTATCAGAACGTCTCGATCGAGAGCGATCCCCCGGGCGCGGAGATCTTTCTCGACGGAGTGCCGATCGGCACCACGCCACAGCTGCTGCGGGTGCCGCGCGACCGGGACCACAGCGTGTACCTGAAGAAGGAAGGCTACCGGCCGGAGCTCGTCGTGCTGGAGAAGCACGAGGCGAACGATGGGATCGATTTCCTGACGCCGGCCGACGTCGCGAAGCGCCTGGTGCCCGGGCCGAGCTCGGACCCGGACCTCGAGCGCCGGCTCCGGCTCGAGATCGAGGAGCCGAAATCGCCGTAG
- a CDS encoding thiolase family protein, translating to MSTDHPLSSRAAITGLGMTELGRVYGRSATDLAADAVLRALADAGLARSELDGLLINAGISQGVDLSLAQAVGLRDLALQTQMNGYGSSAGQMIGYATLAVAAGLARHVACVFADTPLAPGSRAGQAYGRARAGRRGVASIGPALGFAGPIPYYALHAQRHMDLYGTTQDQLGAVAVSSRAWARKNPLATMREPLDLAGYHASPWIVEPFHILDCCLVSNGAICVIVSAAEQARDLARPPVYVRGFAQAHQLEWDDTAPSLAQRSSAAAFSMAGCKAGDIRTAQIYDCYTFTVIATLEDYGFCKRGEGGAFAASGALGPGGALPTNTGGGMLSAYYMWGMTPVSEAVIQARGDGGERQVDRADLVAVSGNGGIFNYHATLVLSPAAS from the coding sequence ATGAGCACCGACCATCCGCTCTCGAGCCGCGCGGCGATCACGGGTCTGGGCATGACCGAGCTCGGCCGCGTCTACGGGCGCAGCGCGACCGATCTCGCGGCCGACGCGGTGCTGCGCGCCCTCGCCGATGCGGGGCTCGCGAGGTCGGAGCTCGACGGCCTGCTGATCAACGCCGGCATCAGCCAGGGCGTCGACCTGTCGCTGGCGCAGGCGGTCGGACTTCGCGACCTCGCGCTGCAGACACAGATGAACGGCTACGGCTCGAGCGCCGGACAGATGATCGGCTACGCGACGCTCGCGGTCGCGGCGGGGCTCGCCCGGCACGTCGCCTGCGTCTTCGCCGACACACCGCTGGCGCCCGGCTCGCGTGCGGGACAGGCCTACGGGCGCGCGCGCGCAGGCCGGCGCGGAGTGGCGTCGATCGGCCCCGCGCTCGGCTTCGCCGGACCGATCCCGTACTACGCGCTCCACGCGCAGCGACACATGGATCTGTACGGCACGACGCAGGACCAGCTCGGCGCGGTCGCGGTCTCGTCGCGCGCCTGGGCGCGAAAGAACCCGCTCGCGACCATGCGCGAGCCGCTCGACCTCGCCGGCTACCACGCTTCACCTTGGATCGTCGAGCCGTTTCACATCCTCGACTGCTGCCTGGTCTCGAACGGCGCGATCTGCGTGATCGTGAGCGCCGCGGAGCAGGCTCGCGACCTGGCGCGGCCGCCGGTCTACGTGCGCGGCTTCGCGCAGGCGCACCAGCTCGAATGGGACGACACCGCTCCGAGCCTCGCGCAGCGCAGCAGCGCCGCGGCGTTCTCGATGGCGGGCTGCAAGGCGGGCGACATCCGGACGGCGCAGATCTACGACTGCTACACGTTCACGGTGATCGCCACGCTGGAGGACTACGGGTTCTGCAAGCGCGGTGAAGGGGGCGCGTTTGCGGCCAGCGGCGCGCTCGGACCCGGCGGCGCGCTGCCGACGAACACCGGCGGCGGGATGCTCTCCGCCTACTACATGTGGGGAATGACGCCGGTCTCCGAAGCGGTGATCCAGGCGCGCGGCGACGGCGGAGAGCGTCAGGTGGATCGCGCCGATCTCGTCGCGGTCTCCGGAAACGGCGGGATCTTCAACTACCACGCGACGCTGGTGCTCTCGCCCGCCGCGAGCTGA
- a CDS encoding MFS transporter produces MSRPDPERESVPVVRGGRGRLVPGLRPAERGGLDENRDGARRQLHRDGRDPDGAAAAGIRAGAARRSRRRSGRSPRAADRPVPRCGAARGRARSRRCRRETLAAGGDRLRARDGHDHGLPDALPRRDGLRSRRRKPDARDHDADDQPVRDAGGGLLVRRRGTFRRPAAADRPADARAARERSRAHPSAAARGRPRRRALRLGELADGVREVARSRILAPVALLSAALGTLFIGPFQVVFPLLVRDYYHGDVADLSLLYTTFPVGTIAGSALILLRGGVRRKGMAQLLALASGALCLGSLGLGLPFWGALIATTIFGVGGAFFMNAGRTLFQEHTEAESRGRVLSVYTLTLMGASGILGAPLAGWLQAQLGSLATCAVCAGGMLVVVAMIAVATDVRKLV; encoded by the coding sequence CGCGATGGAGCTCGACGGCAGCTCCACCGCGATGGCCGTGACCCAGATGGCGCAGCAGCTGCCGGGATTCGGGCTGGTGCTGCTCGGAGGAGCCGTCGCCGATCGGGTCGATCGCCGCGCGCTGCTGATCGGCCTGTACCTCGCTGCGGCGCTGCTCGCGGCCGCGCTCGGAGCCGGCGCTGCCGCCGAGAGACTCTCGCTGCCGGTGGTGATCGGCTACGTGCTCGCGATGGGCACGATCACGGCCTTCCTGATGCCCTCCCGCGACGCGATGGTCTCCGATCTCGTCGCCGGAAACCTGATGCGCGCGATCACGACGCTGACGATCAGCCAGTTCGTGATGCAGGCGGTGGGCTCCTCGTTCGGCGTCGCGGGACGTTTCGTCGGCCTGCTGCCGCTGATCGGCCTGCAGACGCTCGTGCTGCTCGCGAGCGTTCGCGCGCTCACCCGTCTGCCGCGGCCCGAGGTCGCCCGCGACGCCGCGCGCTCCGCCTCGGCGAGCTCGCCGACGGCGTGCGCGAGGTCGCGCGCTCGCGGATCCTCGCTCCGGTCGCGCTGCTTTCGGCGGCCCTGGGAACGCTCTTCATCGGGCCGTTCCAGGTCGTCTTCCCGCTACTGGTGCGTGACTACTACCACGGCGACGTGGCGGACCTGTCGCTCCTGTACACCACGTTCCCCGTCGGCACGATCGCCGGCTCCGCGCTGATCCTGCTTCGCGGCGGCGTGCGCCGGAAGGGAATGGCGCAGCTTCTCGCGCTGGCCTCGGGCGCGCTCTGTCTGGGCTCCCTCGGTCTGGGCCTGCCCTTCTGGGGCGCGCTGATCGCGACGACGATTTTCGGTGTCGGCGGCGCGTTCTTCATGAACGCGGGCCGCACCCTGTTCCAGGAGCACACCGAGGCCGAGAGCCGCGGCCGCGTGCTGTCGGTCTACACGCTCACGCTGATGGGCGCGTCCGGCATTCTCGGCGCTCCGCTCGCGGGCTGGCTGCAGGCGCAGCTCGGATCGCTTGCGACCTGCGCGGTCTGCGCGGGAGGGATGCTCGTGGTGGTCGCGATGATCGCCGTCGCCACCGACGTCAGGAAGCTGGTCTGA
- a CDS encoding glycosyltransferase family 2 protein: protein MPGRISIISPCRNERDYIRGFVESLLAQEVPPGWELEVLIADGMSDDGTRAILDEFAGGNPGLRVVSNPGRIVSCGLNAAIREASGDVIVRMDAHTTYASDYVRSCLETLERTGADNVGGPWRASGESRLQSAIALVSHSPFATGGARSHRLEHEGEVDTVYLGCWRKEVFERVGLFDEELVRNQDDELNLRITRSGGRIWQSPTIRSCYYPRSSLASLFAQYKQYGYWKVRVIQKHKLPASIRHLVPGGFVLTLLGLAVLGLFWSPALVLLALAIGAYAVADLAASVHTCWMAGSFRYLAVLPIVFAAYHFGYGYGFLRGVIDFLLLRRGSAASFSAITRGSSRGAT from the coding sequence ATGCCCGGACGAATCTCGATCATCTCGCCCTGCCGGAACGAGCGGGACTACATCCGCGGCTTCGTCGAGTCGCTTCTGGCGCAGGAGGTGCCGCCGGGCTGGGAGCTCGAGGTGCTGATCGCGGACGGAATGAGCGACGACGGAACGCGCGCGATTCTCGACGAGTTCGCCGGAGGGAACCCGGGCCTTCGGGTGGTCTCGAATCCGGGCCGCATCGTCTCTTGCGGCCTGAATGCGGCCATCCGCGAGGCGAGCGGAGACGTGATCGTCCGCATGGACGCGCACACCACGTACGCCTCCGACTACGTCCGGTCGTGCCTCGAGACCCTGGAGCGGACCGGCGCGGACAACGTGGGCGGGCCCTGGCGCGCCTCGGGCGAGAGCCGGCTGCAGAGCGCGATCGCCCTCGTCTCGCATTCTCCTTTCGCGACCGGCGGGGCGCGCTCTCACCGGCTCGAGCACGAGGGCGAGGTCGACACGGTGTACCTCGGCTGCTGGCGCAAGGAGGTCTTCGAGCGCGTGGGCCTGTTCGACGAAGAGCTGGTCCGGAACCAGGACGACGAGCTGAACCTGCGCATCACGCGCTCGGGCGGGCGGATCTGGCAGTCCCCGACCATCCGCTCCTGCTACTACCCGCGCAGCTCGCTCGCGAGCCTGTTCGCGCAGTACAAACAGTACGGCTACTGGAAGGTGCGAGTGATCCAGAAGCACAAGCTGCCGGCGTCGATTCGCCACCTCGTTCCCGGCGGATTCGTCCTCACGCTGCTCGGCCTGGCCGTGCTGGGCCTCTTCTGGTCGCCTGCGCTCGTGTTGCTGGCGCTCGCGATCGGGGCCTATGCGGTCGCCGACCTGGCGGCGAGCGTACACACTTGCTGGATGGCGGGGTCTTTCAGGTATCTGGCGGTCCTGCCGATCGTCTTTGCGGCGTACCATTTCGGCTACGGGTACGGCTTTCTCCGCGGGGTGATCGACTTCCTGCTCTTGCGGCGAGGCAGCGCCGCCTCGTTCTCGGCGATCACGCGCGGCTCGAGCCGAGGCGCGACTTGA
- the efp gene encoding elongation factor P — translation MGLIDTTRMRPGVYVEIDGNPHVVISYQHVNPGKGGAFVRMRFKNLTSGSVLDRTIKAGDVLPEAEIAKREMQYLYDDGDRMVFMDQQSFEQLEIPRTQVENHDLMTENCTVEVLLHGARPIGVTLPNFVELEVVETDPATSGGKLKPAKLSTGAVVQVPSFIARGEKLRIDTRERRYVERA, via the coding sequence ATGGGATTGATCGACACCACTCGAATGCGGCCGGGCGTCTACGTCGAGATCGACGGGAACCCCCACGTGGTCATCTCCTATCAGCACGTGAACCCGGGCAAGGGCGGCGCGTTCGTTCGGATGCGCTTCAAGAACCTGACCAGCGGCAGCGTGCTCGACCGGACGATCAAGGCCGGCGACGTGCTCCCCGAGGCCGAGATCGCCAAGCGCGAGATGCAGTACCTGTACGACGACGGCGATCGCATGGTGTTCATGGACCAGCAGAGCTTCGAGCAGCTCGAGATCCCGCGCACGCAGGTCGAGAACCACGACCTCATGACCGAGAACTGCACGGTCGAGGTCCTGCTCCACGGCGCGCGGCCGATCGGCGTCACGCTCCCCAATTTCGTCGAGCTCGAGGTGGTCGAGACCGACCCCGCGACCAGCGGCGGCAAGCTCAAGCCCGCGAAGCTCTCGACCGGCGCGGTCGTGCAGGTCCCGAGCTTCATCGCGCGCGGAGAGAAGCTGCGCATCGACACCCGCGAGCGAAGGTACGTCGAGCGGGCCTGA
- a CDS encoding CAP domain-containing protein — MVPRQVARRQGGRRGEGAVRQGDPGDRSRDRARQYTGRCRAQSSRGREPGAPRSAAAASRRAGARRSAASRPGNARRSGSANLRRARRARAQPGPAVGQFRARRERCAAGLATDPARRARARRARGDRSQRRWAPRSVDLHPQRPALARSARRGSRRPRGSESPLRRERPARLERRRPERRRRDGDVEPVRGRPHGASPQRFERRRTGRHLDLLPGRRDPAHRDRPRRRRLPRRGRDLRQGADRARRGRQERRRPARRGLALRERPDLGEARGHRLRRKAGRRLALQERQARQPRGGLERGLRALEQGRGELNPTASALRAALSFGIGFAAVIWLATAPLEALAGPEAELLELVNQVRAERKLIALAPSQELARVARGHAEDMARRGYLAHVNPEGENPLQRAQAAGVSGFRLFAENIGATSVGGDRMRIIVDEWMRSHDHRENLLNPAFNASGVAVVEASTGQTIVVELYASYPR; from the coding sequence TTGGTTCCTCGGCAAGTCGCTCGGCGACAAGGCGGACGACGAGGCGAAGGAGCAGTTCGACAAGGCGACCCAGGGGACCGATCCCGCGACCGGGCGCGCCAATACACCGGACGATGTCGAGCGCAATCGTCTCGCGGAAGAGAACCAGGCGCTCCGCGATCAGCTGCAGCAGCGAGCCGGCGCGCCGGCGCCCGCCGCTCCGCCGCAAGCCGCCCCGGGAACGCGCGTCGCTCAGGGAGCGCGAATCTCCGACGAGCTCGCCGCGCTCGAGCGCAGCCTGGGCCGGCGGTCGGGCAATTCCGCGCCCGGCGCGAGCGCTGCGCCGCAGGCCTCGCGACCGATCCCGCCCGGCGCGCCCGGGCTCGGCGCGCCAGAGGCGACCGATCGCAACGGCGATGGGCGCCCCGATCTGTGGACCTACACCCGCAACGGCCGGCCCTCGCTCGAAGCGCTCGACGAGGATCACGACGGCCGCGTGGATCGGAATCTCCACTACGACGAGAGCGGCCGGCTCGTCTCGAGCGACGACGACCTGAACGGCGACGGCGTGATGGAGACGTCGAGCCTGTTCGAGGACGGCCGCATGGCGCGTCGCCGCAGCGATTCGAACGGCGACGGACAGGCCGACACCTGGACCTTCTACCGGGGCGACGAGATCCTGCGCACCGAGATCGACCGCGACGGCGACGGCTTCCGCGACGAGGTCGCGATCTACGCCAAGGGGCAGATCGAGCGCGAAGAGGTCGACAGGAACGGCGACGGCCGGCCCGACGCGGTCTCGCTCTACGTGAACGGCCAGATCTCGGAGAAGCGCGAGGACATCGACTTCGACGGAAAGCCGGACGTCGTCTCGCGCTACAAGAACGGCAAGCTCGCCAGCCGCGAGGCGGACTCGAGCGAGGTCTTCGAGCTTTGGAACAAGGACGGGGCGAATTGAATCCGACCGCGAGCGCGCTGCGCGCCGCGCTCTCCTTCGGCATCGGCTTCGCGGCGGTCATCTGGCTCGCCACCGCGCCGCTCGAGGCGCTCGCGGGTCCCGAGGCCGAGCTGCTCGAGCTGGTGAACCAGGTGCGCGCGGAGCGCAAGCTGATCGCGCTCGCGCCCTCTCAGGAGCTCGCGCGCGTCGCCCGCGGTCACGCGGAGGACATGGCGCGCCGCGGCTATCTCGCGCACGTGAATCCAGAGGGCGAGAACCCGCTCCAGCGCGCGCAGGCGGCCGGCGTCTCGGGCTTCCGCCTGTTCGCGGAGAACATCGGCGCGACCAGCGTCGGCGGCGACCGCATGCGGATCATCGTCGACGAGTGGATGCGCTCGCACGACCACCGCGAAAACCTGCTGAACCCGGCATTCAACGCGAGCGGCGTGGCCGTCGTCGAAGCCTCGACGGGCCAGACGATCGTCGTCGAACTGTACGCGAGCTACCCGCGCTAG